In Nocardioides cavernae, a single genomic region encodes these proteins:
- a CDS encoding carboxyl transferase domain-containing protein, with the protein MSEHQTPTAGATPTMRELVDDLRSRLARVRQGGSESARKKHTDRGKLLVRDRVDRLLDPGSPFLELAPLAAYGMYGNDAEDEHAVPSASIVTGIGLIHGRPVMVIANDATVKGGTYYPMTVKKHLRAQTVAAESRLPCIALVDSGGAFLPMQDEVFPDREHFGRIFFNQANLSAQGVPQLAAVMGSCTAGGAYVPAMSDETVIVRNQGTIFLGGPPLVKAATGEVVSAEDLGGGDVHARTSGVVDHLAEDDAHALAILRSIIDTLPPPEPSRIDHESVEEPHEPPESLYDVVPTDTRTPYDVREVIRRIVDGSRFHEFKKLYGDTLVCGFARIHGHEVGIVANNGILFSESALKGAHFVELCNQRRIPLVFLQNITGFMVGREYENKGIARDGAKLVTAVACSVVPKFTVVIGGSFGAGNYGMNGRAYDPRFLWMWPNARISVMGGEQAAGVLATVRRDGLEKSGQEWSAEDEEAFKAPIRDQYESQGSPYYSTARLWDDGVIDPADTRRILGMALSVTSTVPVPEPSYGVFRM; encoded by the coding sequence GTGTCCGAGCACCAGACCCCGACGGCAGGGGCGACCCCCACCATGCGCGAGCTCGTCGACGACCTGCGTTCCCGGCTGGCCCGGGTCCGCCAGGGCGGGTCGGAGAGCGCGCGGAAGAAGCACACCGACCGCGGCAAGCTGCTGGTCCGCGACCGCGTGGACCGGTTGCTCGACCCGGGCAGCCCGTTCCTCGAGCTCGCGCCGCTGGCGGCGTACGGCATGTACGGCAACGACGCGGAGGACGAGCACGCCGTGCCGTCGGCGAGCATCGTCACCGGCATCGGGCTGATCCACGGCCGCCCGGTCATGGTGATCGCCAACGACGCGACGGTGAAGGGCGGCACCTACTACCCGATGACGGTCAAGAAGCACCTGCGGGCGCAGACCGTCGCCGCGGAGAGCAGGCTGCCCTGCATCGCGCTGGTCGACTCCGGCGGAGCGTTTCTACCGATGCAGGACGAGGTGTTCCCCGACCGCGAGCACTTCGGCCGGATCTTCTTCAACCAGGCCAACCTGTCCGCGCAGGGTGTGCCGCAGCTCGCCGCGGTGATGGGCTCGTGCACCGCGGGTGGCGCCTACGTGCCGGCGATGTCGGACGAGACGGTCATCGTGCGCAACCAGGGCACGATCTTCCTCGGCGGCCCGCCGCTGGTGAAGGCCGCGACCGGTGAGGTCGTCAGCGCCGAGGACCTCGGCGGCGGCGACGTGCACGCCCGCACGTCCGGGGTGGTCGACCACCTCGCGGAGGACGACGCCCACGCGCTCGCGATCCTGCGCAGCATCATCGACACCCTCCCGCCGCCGGAGCCCTCGCGCATCGACCACGAGTCGGTGGAGGAGCCGCACGAGCCGCCGGAGTCGCTCTACGACGTCGTGCCCACCGACACCCGCACGCCGTACGACGTGCGCGAGGTGATCCGGCGGATCGTCGACGGGAGCCGCTTCCACGAGTTCAAGAAGCTCTACGGCGACACGCTGGTGTGCGGTTTCGCCCGCATCCACGGCCACGAGGTCGGGATCGTGGCCAACAACGGCATCCTGTTCAGCGAGTCGGCCCTCAAGGGCGCGCACTTCGTCGAGCTGTGCAACCAGCGCAGGATCCCGCTGGTGTTCCTGCAGAACATCACCGGCTTCATGGTCGGTCGCGAGTACGAGAACAAGGGCATCGCCCGCGACGGCGCGAAGCTCGTCACCGCGGTCGCGTGCAGCGTCGTGCCGAAGTTCACCGTGGTCATCGGCGGCTCGTTCGGCGCAGGCAACTACGGCATGAACGGCCGCGCCTACGACCCGCGGTTCCTCTGGATGTGGCCCAACGCGCGGATCTCGGTGATGGGCGGCGAGCAGGCCGCCGGCGTGCTCGCCACCGTGCGCCGCGACGGCCTCGAGAAGTCCGGCCAGGAGTGGTCGGCCGAGGACGAGGAGGCCTTCAAGGCGCCCATCCGCGACCAGTACGAGTCCCAGGGCTCGCCCTACTACTCGACCGCGCGGCTCTGGGACGACGGTGTGATCGACCCCGCCGACACCCGCCGCATCCTCGGCATGGCGCTCTCGGTGACCTCCACGGTGCCAGTGCCCGAGCCCTCCTACGGCGTCTTCAGGATGTGA
- a CDS encoding EcsC family protein, which produces MGLKETVERQLTPRITEIAPTLTGGFVREALNRAIDGVGPLAPAAQAADKQLREQRGNVERAIHEVIENNVRIAGAQGFATNVGGMITMAVTIPANVTGLAIIQCRMVAGIAHLRGHDLADPRVRNAILSLLLGEEQVHELVKKRKLPSTPMAIATAPVHDPTIDRVISAVVATDIVARVAGKRLATTLGRKIPVVGGVVGMGADGYATWRVGRYADREMLPRRR; this is translated from the coding sequence GGATCACCGAGATCGCACCCACCCTGACCGGGGGCTTCGTGCGCGAGGCGCTCAACCGTGCGATCGACGGCGTCGGCCCGCTCGCCCCGGCCGCGCAGGCGGCCGACAAGCAGCTGCGCGAGCAGCGCGGCAACGTGGAGCGCGCGATCCACGAGGTGATCGAGAACAACGTCCGGATCGCCGGCGCACAGGGCTTCGCCACCAACGTCGGCGGCATGATCACCATGGCGGTGACCATCCCCGCCAACGTCACCGGGCTCGCCATCATCCAGTGCCGGATGGTCGCCGGCATCGCCCACCTCCGCGGTCACGACCTCGCCGACCCGCGGGTCCGCAACGCCATCCTCTCCCTCCTGCTGGGCGAGGAGCAGGTCCACGAGCTGGTCAAGAAGCGCAAGCTGCCCAGCACGCCCATGGCGATCGCCACGGCCCCGGTCCACGACCCGACCATCGACCGCGTCATCTCGGCCGTCGTCGCGACCGACATCGTCGCGCGGGTCGCCGGCAAGCGGCTGGCGACCACTCTCGGCCGGAAGATCCCCGTGGTCGGCGGCGTGGTCGGCATGGGTGCCGATGGCTACGCGACCTGGCGCGTCGGTCGCTACGCCGACCGCGAGATGCTGCCGCGTCGGCGGTAG
- a CDS encoding acetyl/propionyl/methylcrotonyl-CoA carboxylase subunit alpha: MKTLLIANRGEIAIRVMRTAKRLGWQTVAIHTDLDADAPHVRAADRALRVESYLDIDAVVAAAREAGAGHVHPGYGFLSERSPFARALADAGIVLVGPSADVMDAMGRKDAARELAVAAGVPVVPSYGLDEDPDTFAYPVLVKAAAGGGGKGMRVVRSAADLPEAKAAAAREAASAFGDDTLLIEKYVESGRHIEVQVMGDTHGAVLHFFERDCSTQRRHQKVLEEAPAPTLSAEQQRAITTAGVDLARSVGYTNAGTVEFLLDNATGDFYFLEMNTRLQVEHPVTEEVVRVRHERVDLVELQLRVATGEPLGIDQDDITLDGHAIEARVYAEDSFNGFLPQAGTASDVTWPGEMYADGVEASHDYDTGAVIGRLRVDHALESGQVVSTSFDPMLGKVIAWGADREDARRRLVEGLEGVAVLGLTTNTGFLVALAGSDEFRDATIDTAWLDHHEVPAPDGEIARLLGAHTLAPRRAASADPWRHDGWRSAADPAPVVVDLGGPVTVTDAVSSVSVNHSVAGPITWVHADIDGQGQSATVRDTSASVEVIHRGQRFVFDRHDPFADHGPEAGDGTLLAPMPGTVLAVNVAEGQAVAEGETLGVMEAMKMELALKAPFAGTVTTVGAATGDLVKLGAVLFTVEESA, encoded by the coding sequence ATGAAGACACTCCTGATCGCCAACCGCGGCGAGATCGCGATCCGCGTCATGCGTACGGCGAAGCGCCTGGGCTGGCAGACGGTCGCGATCCACACCGACCTCGACGCGGACGCGCCGCACGTCCGGGCGGCCGACCGGGCGCTCCGGGTCGAGTCCTACCTGGACATCGACGCCGTGGTCGCCGCGGCCCGCGAGGCGGGCGCAGGCCATGTGCACCCGGGCTACGGCTTCCTGTCCGAGCGGTCGCCGTTCGCCCGCGCGCTCGCGGACGCCGGCATCGTCCTGGTCGGGCCGAGCGCCGACGTGATGGACGCGATGGGCCGCAAGGACGCTGCCCGGGAGCTCGCGGTCGCGGCCGGGGTTCCCGTCGTGCCGTCGTACGGACTCGACGAGGACCCCGACACCTTCGCCTACCCGGTGCTGGTCAAGGCCGCCGCGGGTGGCGGTGGCAAGGGCATGCGTGTGGTGCGCAGCGCAGCGGACCTGCCGGAGGCGAAGGCGGCAGCAGCGCGTGAGGCGGCGAGCGCCTTCGGCGACGACACCCTGCTCATCGAGAAGTACGTCGAGTCGGGGCGCCACATCGAGGTGCAGGTCATGGGCGACACCCACGGCGCGGTACTGCACTTCTTCGAGCGCGACTGCTCGACGCAGCGGCGCCACCAGAAGGTGCTCGAGGAGGCGCCCGCGCCGACCCTCTCGGCCGAGCAGCAGAGGGCCATCACGACCGCGGGTGTCGACCTGGCCAGGTCGGTCGGCTACACCAACGCCGGCACCGTGGAGTTCCTGCTCGACAACGCGACCGGCGACTTCTACTTCCTCGAGATGAACACCCGCCTCCAGGTCGAGCACCCCGTCACCGAGGAGGTCGTCCGGGTCCGCCACGAGCGTGTCGACCTCGTCGAGCTCCAGCTCCGCGTCGCCACCGGTGAGCCGCTCGGCATCGACCAGGACGACATCACCCTCGACGGCCATGCGATCGAGGCCCGGGTCTACGCCGAGGACTCCTTCAACGGCTTCCTGCCGCAGGCCGGAACCGCCTCGGACGTGACCTGGCCGGGCGAGATGTACGCGGATGGAGTCGAGGCGTCGCACGACTACGACACGGGTGCCGTCATCGGCCGGCTGCGGGTGGACCACGCCCTGGAGTCCGGACAGGTGGTCTCCACCTCGTTCGACCCGATGCTCGGCAAGGTGATCGCCTGGGGCGCCGACCGGGAGGACGCACGACGCCGGCTCGTCGAGGGCCTGGAGGGAGTCGCGGTCCTCGGCCTCACGACCAACACCGGCTTCCTGGTGGCGCTCGCCGGCAGCGACGAGTTCCGCGACGCCACGATCGACACGGCGTGGCTGGACCACCACGAGGTGCCTGCACCGGACGGGGAGATCGCCCGCCTGCTGGGCGCTCACACCCTCGCGCCCCGTCGGGCCGCGTCGGCCGACCCGTGGCGACACGACGGCTGGCGGTCGGCGGCCGACCCGGCGCCCGTGGTCGTCGACCTCGGCGGGCCCGTGACGGTGACAGACGCGGTGTCGTCGGTGTCGGTCAACCACTCCGTGGCCGGACCGATCACCTGGGTCCATGCCGACATCGACGGGCAGGGTCAGAGCGCCACGGTGCGCGACACGTCGGCGTCGGTCGAGGTCATCCACCGGGGCCAGCGCTTCGTGTTCGACCGCCACGACCCCTTCGCCGACCACGGGCCGGAGGCCGGCGACGGCACGCTGCTCGCGCCGATGCCCGGCACGGTCCTCGCGGTCAACGTCGCCGAGGGCCAGGCCGTGGCCGAGGGTGAGACGCTGGGGGTGATGGAGGCGATGAAGATGGAGCTCGCGCTCAAGGCGCCCTTCGCCGGCACGGTCACCACCGTCGGCGCGGCCACCGGCGACCTCGTCAAGCTCGGCGCGGTGCTGTTCACGGTGGAGGAGTCGGCATGA
- a CDS encoding hydroxymethylglutaryl-CoA lyase, translating to MNDLPMTVRADGLPERVTIYEVGPRDGLQNEQAIVPVAVKAEFVRRLVAAGLPIVEATSFVHPRWVPQLADAGELMTELGDEGRDLPVLVPNERGLDRALELGLRHVAIFGSATETFAGKNLNRTFDEQFTMFAPTVARARDAGLDVRAYVSMCFGDPWEGAVPIEQVVTAGTRLLDLGASQLSLGDTIGVATAGHVKALVAAFADAGVGTDRLAMHFHDTYGQALANTFSALQVGITTFDASAGGLGGCPYAKSATGNLATEDLVWMLTGLGIEHGVDLDAMVATSTWMAAQLGRPSPSAVVRALGTPG from the coding sequence ATGAACGACCTGCCCATGACCGTCCGCGCCGACGGCCTTCCCGAGCGGGTGACGATCTACGAGGTCGGTCCGCGCGACGGCCTGCAGAACGAGCAGGCGATCGTCCCGGTGGCGGTCAAGGCCGAGTTCGTACGACGTCTCGTGGCGGCGGGCCTCCCGATCGTCGAGGCGACCAGCTTCGTGCACCCGCGCTGGGTGCCGCAGCTCGCCGACGCCGGGGAGCTGATGACCGAGCTCGGCGACGAGGGCCGCGACCTCCCGGTGCTGGTGCCCAACGAGCGCGGCCTCGACCGGGCCCTCGAGCTGGGCCTGCGGCACGTGGCGATCTTCGGCAGCGCGACGGAGACCTTCGCCGGCAAGAACCTCAACCGCACCTTCGACGAGCAGTTCACGATGTTCGCGCCGACCGTGGCCCGGGCCCGGGATGCCGGACTCGACGTGCGGGCCTACGTGTCGATGTGCTTCGGCGACCCCTGGGAGGGCGCCGTCCCGATCGAGCAGGTCGTCACCGCCGGCACGCGGCTGCTCGACCTCGGTGCGAGCCAGCTCAGCCTCGGCGACACCATCGGCGTCGCGACCGCGGGCCACGTGAAGGCCCTCGTCGCTGCGTTCGCCGACGCGGGTGTCGGCACCGACCGGCTCGCCATGCACTTCCACGACACCTATGGCCAGGCGCTCGCCAACACCTTCTCGGCGCTGCAGGTGGGCATCACCACCTTCGACGCCAGCGCCGGCGGCCTCGGCGGCTGCCCCTACGCGAAGTCGGCCACCGGCAACCTCGCCACCGAGGACCTGGTGTGGATGCTGACCGGTCTCGGGATCGAGCACGGGGTCGACCTCGACGCCATGGTGGCCACCAGCACGTGGATGGCCGCCCAGCTCGGCCGCCCGAGCCCCAGCGCCGTCGTACGCGCCCTCGGGACCCCCGGGTAG